In the Halococcus salifodinae DSM 8989 genome, GGGTACGCGGTCGGGCTTTGGCCGGCCCGGAGGGCCGGGATTCTTCGGCGGTGCTGTCGCGGTTTCAATCACGCGCGAGAAACGCGCGTGCTGGGTCAGTGCGGTGCAGTAGGTTCTGCGACGACCGTCAGTGCCCTCTTATCGCTGCTCATGATCCTTATCCTGCCAGCCCTCCGGCCCCCCAGAGTGATCTATTCAACGGACCAGGGTATAAAACGCTCAAGCACGCTGTTCAGGCTGCTCTCGGAAATCAACAATGTGCTACAGATTAGTGCCTATCTAAATCGGCTTTTCATATCCCGCCGGACTGCTACTGCAACCAGCCCAAGACCGGTTATAGCAAGTATGATAGTTCCTATCCCACCCCAGGAATAAGGTTCGAAAAACGTACGCCGTGTGAATATGTGTGACTGATTTCCTTGCGATATTGTCAACTGTCCGATGTACGATTCCTGAGGGTCACTTTTGGGCAAATTCGACCTCACCTTGAAAACATGTCTCTGTCCATCAATAGCTTCTTGTATCATCTGCTGTTCACGTCCCGAAAAATCGCTGTAGGAGGCAAAGTCCCCCTGTGTGGGTGGTGTATCAGACGTCGTATTGAGTGCGAACTCAAATCTCAATGCAGTTGGGAAAGCAACTACCGCTATCGTGAGAAGGCCAATACCAATAAAGAACATCAGGTACCGACGTGTTCTGTCGTTCATCTTTTGATTTTGTGATACAGAGGTTACTAAAACCAGTCTCTGATTTTCAAGTGATTCTTGAGTACTATACTATAGATGTTCCCCTGCCAAAATGGTATCATTGTGAATCGCCTACTATGTTAGATATCTTATGGACAGACGATGTTGTGACAACCGACATCAGTAACTTCACAACCGACTGTAGTGCATAGATCTACTTGCTCGCCAAGGATACAATTTCCTCCGCAGCAACGCACCTTTGTTATAACACAAGTACAACCGGCACCAGTCAATCCACAACCAAATAGACAATCTTGTGCAGCTATACAATTGGGATATACTGAGTTGTCAGTTTTGGCTATCATAGATCCAATGGTTCCGGATTTGGGAGACTCTGACATATAAACCGTAGAATCGGAATTATTAGTTCTGTTGTTTTGGGCAATAGCATAACTTCTATTAAGTTGAGGATTTACTGCAATTAATATTTGCCCACTTTCCCCGCTTACTGTTGTTTGAATCTGAGCAGTTGGGATACCGTTGTAAGCAGTACCGTGGACAACTACTCCGTCTTTACCGGACACGTTTTCTTCACGGGATATCACATTGTCAGTTGACAATATGGATACGCTGTCGCTTTTGATGTGGCCTTCGGTGCTGAGAGTAGTGAGTAGATCGTTTCCATAACTTCGATACGCATCTTGAACAGCACTTGGACTACTGTATTGTTGAGCGACTTCAACTAACTCGTCTCGAGAAATTTCGTCCTTGGCTAAGACTGAATCACTTAGCCCTAAAACCGAAGCTACTCCTGTAACAAGCGCTCCTGTGGTCCCCGATAAAAACGTTCGACGGGATTTTTTGTTGGTGCGAGCTTGTTCTCGTACTTTGCTAAGTGCCTCCCAGGTTTCTGCACATCCGCCACCATCACTAACCGCGTCATTTACCCGATTTTCGTGACTTTCCGAGCCAGTCGTGCCATTATCTGGCATGCTTAGATGTTTCGTCGAATCGTGGTTTATAATTATCTCTTTTTAATTATGTTTTTGTGTGTTGTGAGATATTTTACTGGATGATCCCCTCATGGCCTCTCAAGGGAGCCGTCGACGCAGGCAGGGTGAGCATGATCGCGGAAGCCCGTGGAAGGTGTCTCTCACGCAACTCCTCGCGGTTGCGCGCCGCGAACTCGCCGATCCCGAAAATGCACACGAGCCGCGCAAACTCGTGTGTAAATCCTCGGGTCGAACGCTTTGAATCGCGCCGTGATTCATCCTGCTCGTCTAGAAACTTGACATTCCCGCCGGCAGAACCGGAGTCAGTCACCCGAGCAGAACGGCTTTCAGCATCTCGTGTGTACGAGGCAGCCATGCGAATACGGACCGACGGAAAGTTCGCGTATCGCGAGGAGCTCGTCGACGACGTCGCCGATCGACTCAACGAGAACACTCGGGTCGGCGCGGTCGAAGCAAGGGCGGAGTTCACCCAGGCGATGCTCCCGGCGTTAGAGCAAGCAGTCGAACACCCAGACATGACCGAGGAACTCGCCGAGATCCTCTCGACCCGCTCCGTCGACGTCGAGTACTGCGTCGAAACAGGTGTCAACGTTGATTGAGTAGTGTTCCTCTCGGTTGCACCCACTGGGCTATATGAAGCTCCTGAGCTGGTTGCAGACGTGGGCCGATTGGTCCTTGCCAACTATCAATGGTGAAACAGTCTTCCCTTATTCTCAAATAATCAATTTGACTGAGAAAAGGTTTATTCGGAAGTGAAGGGGAATTCATGAGACGTGAACCGCTCGCAGCTCCTCCCGATCGTCGTCGCTGCGGTAGTCGTACTCGCAGGCTGTAACGCCCTCACCGGGGGTGACGACACCGAAACCGACACACCAACCGTCACGCCTGTCGATGTCCCGACCGACGAACCGACAGCCACTCCCATGCCGATGCTCGCACCGGGACTCACGGAGGCAGGCGTCGTGAGTGCGAGTGATTTGGCGAACGCTCACGAGGACGCCCTCGACAATGGTTCGTACACAATCGTGTCAAACAGCACAGTCAGGGATGCAAACGGCACGCTCCGTTATCAGCGGAATCGAATAATGCGAGTATCAGAGGGGTCGGAACCGTTCTACGCCGTTAGCAGATACAATGGGTCGGGACGGCAACCCGTTGTCACCTTGCAGCGCATCGAGCGATGGTCGGACGGCGAACGACTATACTCCGCGATCGTCCGGGAAAATGAAACGAGATATTCAACAAGCGCGTTGAATCGAGCGTTCATTAGCGTGCAGAAGGGCGATCAGTTCCTCAGCCTCTTCACGGCGCTTGAAACGCGTGTCGTCGGCCAGGAAACGCGCAACGGCACGGAACTCTACCGAGTTCGGGCGACGAACATCACGAACCCGGAGTACCTCCCGCGATCCGTACTCAACACCTCGAAGAACCCACGGAACATCTCGTTCCGAGCGCTCGTCGACTCGGAGGGGATCGTTCAATCATATCACCTCGGTTATACCACAACCGAAATTAACAGAGGTGTCGAGACCACGAACCGCGTCACGCAGTCGCTTCGTTACACCGACATCGGCTCGACGACCGTCGAGCGGCCCGCGTGGTACGAGGCGGCGAACCGAACGACCACGGCGGCGGGATGATCGATCGGGAATCCCACAGATTCAAGTCAAAGGGCTACGGTGACAGCAGTAGCTCGCGAAAATAACCCACCGCGGGCCGGGGATGTGACACCATCCCCGAGACCGGGCCGAGTAAGCCTCTATGAGCACAGAGAGAGCCACCGGTATTGAATCTACCGGACCGACGGACGATGCATTGCAGGATCAACTACAGCAGCTTCAGCGCCGTGTTGACACCCTTGAAGACGAGAACGAGCAACTTCACTCCGAGCTCGAACAAACCCGTGAGCAACAGCGAGAGGATCGTCACGCCCTCGCCCGCGAGAACCACGAGCTGCGGAAAGCCAACGACCAGCTGAGAGAACGCGTCGATCGTGCGGATGCCAGCCGCGGACACATCATCGACGACATCATCGATGTCGAGGACCAACTCGCCGATGTGGAACCCGGTTCTCCCGGGTCAAAGGGTGGGGGTGATGCCCCCAAAACCACCATGCAGCGGCCGGATCTGACCCCTATCGAACGTATCTCGAAGATGGATGCCGAAGATACAGGAATNGGGGGTGATGCCCCCAAAACCACCATGCAGCGGCCGGATCTGACCCCTATCGAACGTATCTCGAAGATGGATGCCGAAGATACAGGAATCGATATGACGCCCTCCATCGAGCGCGCCGTTTCAATCTTCGATCACTGGGAGGAGTGGTCCAGCAAGACACCCAAGGGCCGCGTCCTCAAGAGCGACCTCAAGACACTCCTCCGAACAGCGACCGGCGAACAGCTCGCGTGGCGACAGGCCTACCGTGCCGCCGAAGCACTCGAAGAGCTCTCCAAGGGACGCATCGAGTTCATCGATCACGACCGCCACGGCAAGATGCTGATTGAGGCTCAACCAGCGAGGGGCGGTGACTGTCACTCGTCGTCAGCGGCTACCCCCTGACCTGCGTCAGAGAACTGCCTGAAGATGACCCACGCCTGACACGGCCTCTAGGTTTCGTGCGTTGTGGTGGTGCATGCATCGGTTGATTACTGACGGGGAAACTGCCTTGTGCAGCCTTGCAGCTAGGATAGAGAACGGAAGAGCTAGTTCAACTACTGACGACGTGTGTCAGTGCGAGCGTCGTTTCGTCCTGATCCATCCGATCGTGATTGCTGATCCGATCCCGTCGGCTGGACCTTCTGTATAGTTGGACTTCTAACCACAGTTCGCCTAATCAGTCAACAGTTCACATGATTCGGCCGCTTGCTACTGATTTAGTTCCGCGGGGCGGCGCGGCTTATCTTGCCCTGCCGCGCTGGGGGGCCACGAGTACGACGCAGTACGACCCTTCACGCGCGTTCCTCGCGCGCGATTCAGAAGTACTGACCGCTACCGCACCGCTGAGGAGATCGGTCGCTCCGCCTCGCTTCGCTCCCTCGACCATCTGGCTCCCACCTCCTCCGGCGCTCGCGCTGCTCGCGCCGTCCCAGCCCCCTCCAGGGTCCTGCTCGCTCCCGGTGGTCGCTGCGCGGGCTTTCCCGCCGAAGGGTTCGTCCATCACGGGGCTGGAACTACTCTGCTGCGGCGGTCTCATCGTTCGATCGGCCGAGTACCCACCATTTCGCTCGTCGCCACACAGGGGCATCACGCCGCTCCTCTCGACGTTCTACCACCGACCGCTGTTGCTCTGCGTACCGGACGAGTTCGGTGTGTTCCTCACGCTGTTCGAGCAACTGTCGACGTTCGCGCTGAAGCCGCTCGTTCTCACGCTCCAATTCCTCAACCTGCTTGGTGAGTTCTTCGACGTCCGCCGCCTGATCTCGAACGGCGGTGAGTTCCTCGCGCAACCGCTCAACTTCGTTCTCCAACTCCCGTCGTCGTTCGCGTGATTCGAGCGTGTCCCGCATGTGTTTCGACCGGGGTACGTCGCGGTCGTCGGCCTCAGCATCGAGTTCTGAAAGCAATTCATCGTCCAGCCGGAAGCTGATTTGGGTCATATCCCGCTCGTATTTCGATGGGACACACTTGGGATACATCAATCTCAGTCAGCCACACGTCCGACAAAGAGCGCAGGAGGGTTTTCTGCTGGACCACTCTCGATTCGTCTCGATGAATAGCGAAGTATCAGTTTAAAATTCTGTCCCAAAGACAGATCGCTCTATTCTCATTTATGTCCACACGCAACCGGCCTGCATGGCTGGGGAATCACCGCCATGACGACGCGAGATCGAGCATCGACTCTCCACAGTACGAATTCCCGTCTGAGACGCAACTACTGCGGATACACAGTGATCAAAAAATCCATTACGTCGGTCGATTATATCACCTCTATGCTGTACAGATACTGCGTACAATCGTGGTGTACGGCACACGAAACCCCTACACGACAGGTGGATTCCCCATGAGTTGCAGCGTTACTACTCTCTTTATAATTAAAGAGCGCTCCCACAGCACTCCCGGAATCCCACCATGGTAGAACGCAAGCAAGTCACCGGCTACGTCTCCGAGGCCACCCACCGCTCCCTCCAAGCCAAAGCCGACGCCGAGGGCCTCTCCGTGAGTGAGTACGTTGGCGAAGCCATCGAGGAGAAAATCGAGCGCGACGGCCTCGAATCCGCCGCCGACCGCTACGGTATCGAGGAGCGCATGCTCCGGCTCGTCGACGACGCCGCCGACCGTGCAGCTGACCGGATCGTCGAACGCGTCGCTGCGGCTGCTGATGCTGAGACGGAGAACTCTGAGGAT is a window encoding:
- a CDS encoding DUF7692 domain-containing protein, which produces MRIRTDGKFAYREELVDDVADRLNENTRVGAVEARAEFTQAMLPALEQAVEHPDMTEELAEILSTRSVDVEYCVETGVNVD
- a CDS encoding DUF7537 family lipoprotein, with translation MNRSQLLPIVVAAVVVLAGCNALTGGDDTETDTPTVTPVDVPTDEPTATPMPMLAPGLTEAGVVSASDLANAHEDALDNGSYTIVSNSTVRDANGTLRYQRNRIMRVSEGSEPFYAVSRYNGSGRQPVVTLQRIERWSDGERLYSAIVRENETRYSTSALNRAFISVQKGDQFLSLFTALETRVVGQETRNGTELYRVRATNITNPEYLPRSVLNTSKNPRNISFRALVDSEGIVQSYHLGYTTTEINRGVETTNRVTQSLRYTDIGSTTVERPAWYEAANRTTTAAG
- a CDS encoding ribbon-helix-helix protein, CopG family; this encodes MTQISFRLDDELLSELDAEADDRDVPRSKHMRDTLESRERRRELENEVERLREELTAVRDQAADVEELTKQVEELERENERLQRERRQLLEQREEHTELVRYAEQQRSVVERREERRDAPVWRRAKWWVLGRSNDETAAAE